In Cupriavidus taiwanensis, the following are encoded in one genomic region:
- a CDS encoding enoyl-CoA hydratase family protein — protein MTEIALDMRHHKRSFAGYQPRHFLWSVSADGKVGTVTLNRPERKNPLTFDSYAELRDLFRGLCYASDIKAVVVTGAGGNYCSGGDVHEIIGPLTRMSMPELLDFTRMTGDLVKAMRACPQPVVSAVDGICAGAGAMMALASDMRLGTAQARTAFLFTRVGLAGADMGACTLLPRVIGQGRASELLYTGRAMSAEEGLQWGFFNALHPSEAVLAQAQALAAQLAAGPTFAHGVTKKLLHQEWNMGLDEAIEAEAEAQAICMQTRDFRRAYEAFVAKTKPVFEGD, from the coding sequence ATGACTGAGATCGCACTCGACATGCGCCACCACAAGCGCAGCTTTGCCGGCTACCAGCCCCGGCATTTCCTGTGGTCGGTGTCGGCCGACGGCAAGGTCGGCACCGTGACGCTGAACCGGCCCGAACGCAAGAACCCGCTGACCTTCGATTCCTATGCCGAGCTGCGCGACCTGTTCCGCGGCCTGTGCTACGCCAGCGATATCAAGGCGGTGGTGGTGACCGGCGCCGGCGGCAACTACTGCTCGGGCGGCGACGTGCACGAGATCATCGGCCCGCTGACGCGCATGTCGATGCCGGAGCTGCTCGACTTCACGCGCATGACCGGCGACCTGGTCAAGGCGATGCGCGCTTGCCCGCAGCCGGTGGTGAGCGCGGTCGACGGCATCTGCGCCGGCGCCGGCGCGATGATGGCGCTGGCCTCCGATATGCGCCTGGGCACGGCGCAGGCCAGGACCGCGTTCCTGTTCACGCGCGTCGGCCTGGCCGGCGCCGACATGGGCGCATGCACGCTGCTGCCGCGCGTGATCGGGCAGGGCCGGGCCAGCGAACTGCTGTACACCGGCCGCGCGATGAGCGCGGAGGAAGGGCTGCAGTGGGGTTTCTTCAACGCGCTGCATCCGTCCGAAGCGGTGCTGGCGCAGGCGCAGGCGCTGGCCGCGCAACTGGCCGCCGGCCCGACCTTCGCGCACGGCGTGACCAAGAAGCTGCTGCACCAGGAATGGAACATGGGGCTGGACGAGGCCATCGAGGCCGAGGCCGAGGCGCAGGCCATCTGCATGCAGACGCGCGATTTCCGCCGCGCCTACGAGGCCTTTGTCGCCAAGACCAAGCCGGTCTTCGAAGGGGACTGA
- a CDS encoding SDR family NAD(P)-dependent oxidoreductase — MTGGTATLAGRHALVTGGGRGIGAAIARRLLADGASVTLLGRDAGTLQATVQALREHAPAGAGVSFVTADIADADSVARAFAAATDQAGPVAMLVNNAGQAHSAPFLKTDAALWQRMLDVNLTGTFLCTQAALPAMLDAGWGRIVNVASTAGLIGYGYVSAYCAAKHGVIGLTRALALETAARGVTVNAVCPGYTETDIVRDAVANIVGKTGRSEEQARAELAARNPQRRLVQPDEVADAVAWLCQPSAGAITGQAIPVAGGEVMAG; from the coding sequence ATGACCGGCGGCACGGCAACACTGGCCGGCCGGCACGCGCTGGTCACCGGCGGCGGGCGCGGCATCGGCGCGGCGATCGCGCGGCGGCTGCTGGCCGATGGCGCCAGCGTGACGCTGCTGGGGCGCGATGCCGGCACGCTGCAGGCGACGGTGCAGGCGCTGCGCGAGCATGCCCCGGCAGGCGCCGGCGTGTCCTTCGTCACGGCCGATATCGCCGATGCGGACAGCGTGGCGCGCGCCTTCGCCGCGGCCACGGACCAGGCCGGACCGGTCGCGATGCTCGTCAACAACGCCGGCCAGGCGCACAGCGCGCCGTTCCTGAAGACCGATGCCGCGCTGTGGCAGCGCATGCTCGACGTGAACCTGACCGGCACCTTCCTGTGCACGCAGGCCGCGCTGCCGGCGATGCTCGACGCGGGCTGGGGCCGCATCGTCAACGTGGCCAGCACGGCGGGGCTGATCGGCTACGGCTACGTCAGCGCGTACTGCGCGGCCAAGCATGGCGTGATCGGCCTCACGCGCGCGCTGGCGCTGGAAACCGCGGCCCGGGGCGTGACCGTCAACGCGGTGTGCCCCGGCTATACCGAAACCGATATCGTGCGCGACGCGGTGGCCAATATCGTCGGCAAGACCGGACGCAGCGAGGAACAGGCGCGCGCCGAACTGGCCGCGCGCAACCCGCAGCGCCGGCTGGTGCAGCCCGACGAGGTGGCCGACGCGGTGGCCTGGCTGTGCCAGCCGTCCGCGGGCGCGATCACCGGGCAGGCGATCCCCGTCGCCGGCGGGGAAGTGATGGCGGGTTAA